The Arthrobacter oryzae DNA window GCGCATTCCTGGCTCCTGCAGACGCCGGGCCTGTCACGGCTGGGCGACTTTCCCGAACTGGCAGCACGCTCCACGGCGGACCGCTTCCTGGTGCAGTACGCGCTGGCCGACGAGCTGTTCCCCGAGGACGGGATGCGCGACGCCGACGCCATCCTGGGAGCCAGTGGCAGCGGCCGCTACACCGGCAGTTTCTGGCCGGGCGGGCACGCTTTCACCAGAGACATGCAGGACGAGGCCGCCGCCTTCCTGCGGCAGCATCTTTCCCCCGCGCCCCTTGCCTCCGCCCGCCAGAACGGACAGTCATGACACCCGAAAACTTCAGCGCCGGCACAACCTACGGTGCCGCATCAACGGACGGTGCCGCATCAACGGACGGTGCCGCATCAACGGACAGTGCCGGCACAACTGATGCCCCGGCCGCGGTTGACCGCGCCGTCCCGCGGGTGGCGCTCGTCGGCGCGCACGGCTACGGGGCCCGCCACCTGGACAACCTTGCCCGCCTCGCCGGACTGGACCGTGTGGAACTTGTGTCGGTGGCGGACCCCCGCCCGCCGGCCGAGGGGACGCTTCCTCACGGCGTGGCCACGTTCACCTCGCTGGAGGAGCTCCTCGCCGCGGACCCTGCGCCGGACGTCGTCATCCTGGCCACCCCCATCCAGACGCACGCGCCGCTGGCGCTGGCGGCCATCGCCGCCGGGGCGGACGTCTACGTGGAGAAACCGCCCATGGCGTCGCTGGCCCAGTTCAGCGATGTCCTGGCCGCCGCGCAGGAGTCGGGCAGGCTGGTCCAGGTGGGTTTCCAAAGCCTCGGCTCCCATGCCCTTCCGGCGCTGGACCGGCTCGTTGCGTCCGGTGAAATCGGTGAGGTCCGCGGCGTGGGCGCCGTCGGCACCTGGGTTCGCACCAGGGGCTACTTCAAACGTTCACGCTGGGCGGGGAAACGCAGCCTGGACGGTACCGATGTGGTGGACGGGGTGGCCACCAATGCCCTGGCGCATGCGGTGGCCACCGGGTTGCGGATGGCCGGCGCGGCGTTGGCCGAAGACGTCGAATCAGTGGAGACGGACCTGTACCGTGCCCACGCGACCGAAAGCGATGACACCTCGGTGATCCGGGTGCGCACGGCCGGCGGAGTGGTCCTCCTGTGCGCCCTCACCCTGTGCGCCGACAAACAGACCCCACCCTGTGTCACCATCCACGGCACCCTGGGACGGGCTGAATTCTTTTACACCGAGGACCGCCTGACGGTCACAACGCCCGACGGCGAGCGCACCGAAACATTCGGCCGCACCGATCTGCTGGAAAACCTCCTGGCGGCCCGGCGCTCCCCCGGGGCCCATGGACTACTCAGCCCGCTGGCCGGGAACGGCGCCTTCATGACAGTGCTCGAAGCCATCCGGACAGCGGAGCCGCCCCGCGCGATTGGCGCCAGGCACGTGTCCTGGCAGGGCGAGGGCGACGACGCCCGCCCGGTTGTCCGCGGGATCAGCCACCTGGTGCGCCAGGCCGCGGCGGCACAGGCCACCTTTGCGGAGCTGGGCGTGCCCTGGGCGCGCGAGCTGCCGGCAGCCGGGACGCAACCGGTGTTTGCGGTGAACGGGAAGGTTGTGGCTAGGAGGGCGGACGGTGGCCGGATCACTCCGACGTCATCGCCGCGCCCGTATCTGCATCCGGTAGCAACGCTGGCCGGCACCGTGGTGACTGACCATCTGCCGGAGGACCACGTCTGGCACCTGGGCGCGGGCGTGGCCATCCAGGACGTGGACGGCGTCAACTTCTGGGGCGGCCGCACCTTTACCCCCGGCGCTGGAGCCTATGTGTGGCGGAAGGACCACGGGCGGGTCGTTACGCTTGCGGTGGAGCACGACAGTGCCGGCAGCAGGCTGGCCGAAACCCTGGGCTGGCTCGGGCCGGACGGAACACCCCTCCTCCACGAACAGCGCACGTGGAGCTGGGCCGCCGTCGACTCCTCCACCTGGCGGCTCACGCTCGACTTCATCCTCGCGCCGGCAGGGCCGGACCCGGTCACGCTGGGCAGCCCGGGCTCCAACGGCCGGCCTCAGGGCGGCTACGGCGGCTTCTTCTGGCGCCTTCCCGCCGTCGCCGCGGCACAGGTTTGGACAGCCGCCGGGGACGGGGAGGATGCCGTGCACGGCACGGTCCCCTCCGTTGAGGCGCCGTGGCTGGCGTGGTCGGGAACCTTCCGGAACGGGGAGCACGACGGCGGTCCGGCCACCCTCGTCTTCCTGCCCCGGCAGGAACCGGAGCAGCCCGGCGACCCGTGGTTTGTCCGCCTCGCAGGGTATCCCGGCGTCGGACTGTCGCTGGCGTGGGAGCAGCGGGCAACGGCCAGCCACGCCCGGCCGCTGCACCGGACCGTCACGGTCCTCGTGGCCGACGGCCTCCTGTCCACCCGCGAAATAGAACAGCTGATCACTACCTTGGGGGAATCCGCATGAACACCGTTACACCGCAAACACAGCAGGCACCGCTCGCTGCCGCAGCAGGAGAAGGAGCCGCGGGAAATGCGGCCGACCGCGCCGTCAAACGCCGGC harbors:
- a CDS encoding DUF6807 family protein; its protein translation is MTPENFSAGTTYGAASTDGAASTDGAASTDSAGTTDAPAAVDRAVPRVALVGAHGYGARHLDNLARLAGLDRVELVSVADPRPPAEGTLPHGVATFTSLEELLAADPAPDVVILATPIQTHAPLALAAIAAGADVYVEKPPMASLAQFSDVLAAAQESGRLVQVGFQSLGSHALPALDRLVASGEIGEVRGVGAVGTWVRTRGYFKRSRWAGKRSLDGTDVVDGVATNALAHAVATGLRMAGAALAEDVESVETDLYRAHATESDDTSVIRVRTAGGVVLLCALTLCADKQTPPCVTIHGTLGRAEFFYTEDRLTVTTPDGERTETFGRTDLLENLLAARRSPGAHGLLSPLAGNGAFMTVLEAIRTAEPPRAIGARHVSWQGEGDDARPVVRGISHLVRQAAAAQATFAELGVPWARELPAAGTQPVFAVNGKVVARRADGGRITPTSSPRPYLHPVATLAGTVVTDHLPEDHVWHLGAGVAIQDVDGVNFWGGRTFTPGAGAYVWRKDHGRVVTLAVEHDSAGSRLAETLGWLGPDGTPLLHEQRTWSWAAVDSSTWRLTLDFILAPAGPDPVTLGSPGSNGRPQGGYGGFFWRLPAVAAAQVWTAAGDGEDAVHGTVPSVEAPWLAWSGTFRNGEHDGGPATLVFLPRQEPEQPGDPWFVRLAGYPGVGLSLAWEQRATASHARPLHRTVTVLVADGLLSTREIEQLITTLGESA